A genomic region of Christiangramia sp. OXR-203 contains the following coding sequences:
- a CDS encoding insulinase family protein, whose translation MKKNLTGNLWMLFLVFTGIGFAQTSDTDEIPMDPNVKIGKLDNGLTYYIRNNGKPEDKLELRLALKAGSILENDDQQGLAHFIEHMNFNGTKNFEKNELVDYLQSIGVKFGADLNAYTSFDETVYILPIPSDDPEKLEKGFTILEDWAHNALLTEEAIDGERGVVLEEYRLGLGPDKRMMQEYLPKVMYNSRYAERLPIGKKDVIENADYETIRNYYKDWYRPGLMAVIAVGDLDVETIEKKIKSHFSNLEARENPVERKEYGVPNHDSTFVAIASDPEANFSQVSIYYKDMEEAEDVVTIADYKKQVEKNMFSSMINNRLQELANSSTPPFTYGFSYYGGTYSPKKNAYQSFAMTGENSQMEALKALVTENERVKRYGFSEAEFERAKKEYLARLEKAYKDRDKQESNRIIGQYVSHFLEDSPIPGTEWTYEFAKNNLDNIKLDNINGLINNFLHDENRVIVFTGPEKESVKKISEEQVLAVLNEVKNSEIEKYADEEVRENLITEMPEKGSVKESTTNEELGITTMILSNGAKIMLKKTDFKNDEILFSAYSEGGNSLYSDDEYMSTVYANAGLNEAGVGGLDKNDMNKMMSGKIVNVNPQISTYSEGLNGSSTPKDFETLVQMIHLYFTDLNKDEEAYQSFVTKQKNFLGNLMSNPNFYFQNELSKFRNEGNTRYVGFPTPEKYDEMDYDLAYQKYQERFADASDFTFFFVGNVDEAQLKEYASTYIASLPASNSDEEYKAPVFREKTDEQRTKTVYKGSDPKSQVSIIWNGETEYDKENDLAFSALGEVLTIKLVEQLREEEGGVYGVGARGNMSKIPYNSYNFSISFPCGPENVDKLTKAALAEVEKLRTEGPTDEDLAKVKETFKVQRKEQLQENRFWMQQLRKAEEEGFKLSEINKFNEMVDDLEAEELQELAEEFLGSNYLLGVLMPETEEASAE comes from the coding sequence ATGAAAAAAAACCTAACAGGCAACCTATGGATGCTGTTCCTGGTATTTACTGGTATTGGTTTCGCTCAAACTAGCGATACCGATGAGATTCCAATGGATCCAAATGTGAAGATCGGGAAACTTGACAATGGTCTAACCTATTACATTCGCAACAATGGGAAGCCGGAAGACAAATTAGAATTACGTCTCGCGCTTAAAGCAGGCTCTATTCTGGAAAACGATGATCAGCAAGGTCTTGCTCATTTTATCGAACACATGAACTTTAACGGTACCAAGAATTTTGAAAAAAATGAACTGGTAGATTACCTGCAAAGCATTGGAGTAAAATTTGGAGCAGATCTTAACGCTTACACCAGCTTTGATGAAACAGTGTATATTCTGCCAATTCCAAGTGATGATCCTGAAAAACTTGAAAAAGGCTTCACCATTCTTGAAGACTGGGCGCATAATGCTCTTCTTACTGAAGAAGCTATCGACGGCGAACGAGGAGTTGTGCTGGAAGAATACAGACTTGGACTTGGGCCAGATAAAAGAATGATGCAGGAATACCTTCCGAAGGTAATGTACAATTCAAGATATGCTGAAAGACTTCCAATAGGAAAGAAAGACGTGATCGAGAATGCAGATTACGAAACTATTCGTAACTACTATAAGGACTGGTACCGTCCAGGGCTTATGGCGGTTATTGCCGTTGGTGATCTTGATGTGGAAACTATCGAAAAAAAGATCAAATCTCATTTCTCAAATCTTGAAGCCAGAGAAAACCCGGTAGAACGTAAAGAATATGGTGTACCTAACCATGATTCAACTTTTGTAGCTATCGCATCAGACCCTGAAGCTAATTTCAGCCAGGTTAGTATCTATTATAAGGATATGGAAGAAGCGGAAGATGTAGTGACTATAGCAGATTACAAAAAACAAGTGGAGAAAAACATGTTTTCCTCTATGATAAATAACAGGCTGCAGGAACTTGCTAATTCCTCTACTCCTCCATTTACTTATGGTTTTTCTTATTACGGCGGAACATATTCCCCAAAGAAAAACGCATACCAGTCCTTTGCTATGACAGGAGAGAATTCACAAATGGAAGCTCTAAAAGCACTGGTAACAGAAAATGAGCGAGTAAAAAGGTATGGTTTTAGCGAAGCTGAATTTGAAAGAGCCAAGAAAGAATATCTTGCCCGTCTTGAGAAAGCCTACAAGGACCGTGACAAGCAGGAAAGTAATAGAATTATTGGACAATACGTAAGTCATTTCCTGGAAGATTCACCAATACCTGGAACAGAATGGACCTATGAATTTGCTAAGAACAATCTTGATAACATTAAACTGGACAACATCAATGGATTGATAAACAACTTCCTGCATGATGAAAATAGAGTGATCGTTTTCACCGGTCCAGAAAAAGAATCGGTTAAAAAGATTTCTGAAGAGCAAGTACTTGCCGTTCTTAATGAAGTTAAAAACTCAGAGATCGAGAAGTATGCAGATGAAGAAGTCCGCGAAAATCTGATTACTGAAATGCCCGAAAAGGGATCTGTAAAAGAATCAACTACCAATGAAGAATTGGGTATTACGACAATGATTCTTAGCAACGGTGCTAAAATAATGCTGAAGAAAACTGATTTCAAAAATGATGAGATCCTGTTTTCAGCTTATAGTGAAGGAGGAAACTCTTTATACTCAGACGATGAATACATGTCCACAGTTTATGCCAATGCTGGTCTTAATGAAGCTGGTGTAGGAGGTTTAGATAAGAATGACATGAATAAAATGATGAGTGGTAAGATCGTGAATGTGAATCCGCAGATATCTACTTATTCTGAAGGTTTAAATGGATCTTCTACTCCTAAGGATTTCGAGACCCTGGTGCAAATGATCCATTTGTATTTTACAGATCTTAACAAAGATGAAGAGGCATACCAGTCTTTTGTGACTAAACAGAAGAATTTTCTAGGTAACCTGATGTCCAATCCAAACTTCTATTTTCAGAATGAGTTAAGTAAGTTCAGAAATGAAGGTAATACGAGATATGTAGGTTTCCCTACTCCAGAAAAGTATGACGAAATGGATTACGATCTTGCTTACCAGAAATACCAGGAACGTTTTGCTGATGCTTCAGACTTTACATTTTTCTTTGTTGGAAATGTAGATGAAGCTCAATTAAAGGAATACGCCAGCACTTATATCGCAAGTCTTCCTGCTTCCAATTCTGATGAAGAGTACAAAGCGCCAGTATTTAGAGAGAAAACCGACGAGCAGCGTACTAAAACTGTCTATAAAGGTTCAGATCCTAAAAGCCAGGTAAGCATTATCTGGAATGGTGAAACTGAATACGACAAAGAAAATGATCTTGCATTTTCTGCACTTGGAGAAGTTCTTACCATTAAACTGGTAGAACAACTGCGTGAAGAAGAAGGCGGTGTTTACGGAGTTGGAGCTCGCGGAAACATGTCTAAAATTCCTTATAACAGCTACAACTTTTCGATCTCCTTCCCTTGCGGCCCTGAGAACGTAGACAAGCTTACTAAAGCTGCTCTTGCTGAAGTTGAAAAGCTAAGAACTGAAGGTCCTACGGACGAAGATCTTGCAAAAGTGAAAGAGACCTTTAAGGTACAGCGCAAGGAACAGTTACAGGAAAACAGATTCTGGATGCAACAGCTTAGAAAAGCTGAAGAAGAAGGTTTCAAATTAAGCGAGATCAACAAATTCAATGAAATGGTTGATGATCTTGAAGCAGAAGAGCTTCAGGAACTAGCGGAAGAATTCTTAGGTTCAAATTATTTACTGGGAGTTCTAATGCCAGAAACTGAAGAAGCTTCAGCAGAATAA
- a CDS encoding ParA family protein, which yields MGKIIAIANQKGGVGKTTTSVNLAASLGVLEKKILLIDADPQANATSGLGIDVEEVENGTYQLLEHSVKAEDAIQKTNSPNLDIIPAHIDLVAIEIELVDQENRESMLKRAITPLKELYDYILIDCAPSLGLLTLNALTASDSVIIPIQCEYFALEGLGKLLNTIKSVQKLHNNKLDIEGLLLTMYDSRLRLSNQVVDEVKKHFDEMVFETIIQRNVRLSEAPSYGESIINYDASSKGASNYLSLAHEIIKKNE from the coding sequence ATGGGTAAAATCATTGCTATTGCCAACCAAAAGGGAGGAGTGGGTAAAACCACAACATCTGTAAACCTTGCAGCTTCACTTGGGGTTTTAGAGAAAAAGATCTTATTGATTGATGCCGATCCACAGGCCAATGCCACATCGGGATTGGGGATAGATGTTGAGGAAGTGGAAAATGGAACTTATCAACTATTGGAGCACTCGGTAAAAGCAGAAGACGCCATTCAAAAAACCAACTCTCCAAACCTGGATATTATCCCGGCACATATTGATCTTGTTGCCATAGAAATTGAATTAGTGGATCAGGAGAACAGGGAAAGCATGTTGAAACGGGCTATTACTCCTTTGAAGGAACTGTATGATTATATCCTGATAGATTGCGCTCCTTCTCTTGGGCTACTTACGCTAAATGCACTTACTGCTTCAGATTCTGTGATCATACCTATTCAATGTGAATATTTTGCACTGGAAGGTCTGGGGAAATTACTCAACACCATTAAAAGCGTTCAAAAATTGCATAATAACAAGCTCGATATTGAAGGCTTGCTATTAACTATGTATGATTCAAGATTACGTTTGTCTAACCAGGTGGTAGATGAGGTTAAAAAACATTTTGATGAGATGGTTTTCGAAACAATCATTCAGCGAAATGTTCGTTTAAGTGAAGCACCAAGTTATGGAGAAAGTATCATAAACTATGACGCTTCCAGTAAAGGAGCCAGCAATTACCTAAGCCTGGCACATGAAATTATTAAGAAAAACGAATAG
- a CDS encoding ParB/RepB/Spo0J family partition protein codes for MAKATRKQALGRGLSALLKDPDNDIKSAEDKNADKLVGHIVELELSSIEVNPFQPRTSFNEDSLKELATSIRELGVIQPITVRKLDFDKYQLVSGERRFRASKLVGLKTIPSYIRIANDQESLEMALVENIQRQDLDPIEIAISYQRLIDEIQLTQEQLSDRIGKNRSTVANYLRLLKLDPIIQTGMRDGFLSMGHGRALINIDDTQQQLDIYEKILQKSLSVRETEQLVRELNGKGKTSANTTAKTSVPKTYKKGIKEFSEYLGTKVDVKVTKKGSGKLTIPFSSEEDFERIKNLIKSEE; via the coding sequence ATGGCTAAGGCTACCAGAAAACAGGCATTGGGGAGAGGACTTTCAGCCTTATTAAAAGATCCTGATAACGATATAAAATCTGCAGAAGATAAAAATGCCGATAAACTCGTTGGGCATATTGTTGAACTGGAACTATCTTCTATTGAAGTAAACCCATTTCAGCCAAGAACCAGTTTTAACGAAGATTCGCTTAAGGAACTTGCTACTTCTATCCGGGAACTCGGAGTTATCCAGCCAATTACGGTAAGAAAACTTGATTTTGACAAATACCAGCTGGTATCTGGAGAAAGAAGATTTAGAGCATCAAAACTGGTAGGTCTAAAGACCATCCCTTCCTATATTCGAATCGCAAACGACCAGGAATCGCTGGAAATGGCGCTTGTAGAGAATATTCAGAGACAGGATCTGGATCCTATAGAAATTGCTATTTCTTACCAGAGATTGATCGATGAGATCCAGTTAACCCAGGAACAATTAAGTGACAGGATTGGGAAAAACAGGTCTACAGTTGCCAATTACCTCAGGCTTTTGAAATTGGATCCTATCATCCAGACCGGAATGAGAGATGGTTTCCTTAGCATGGGACATGGCCGTGCGCTCATAAATATTGATGACACGCAGCAACAGCTTGACATTTACGAGAAGATCCTTCAAAAATCATTGTCGGTTCGAGAAACCGAGCAATTAGTTCGTGAGCTTAACGGCAAGGGTAAGACTTCAGCAAATACAACTGCTAAGACCAGCGTACCAAAAACCTATAAAAAAGGAATCAAGGAATTTTCAGAATACCTGGGAACCAAGGTTGATGTAAAGGTGACCAAAAAAGGAAGTGGAAAACTAACTATTCCATTTTCTTCGGAAGAAGATTTTGAGCGTATCAAAAACCTGATCAAAAGTGAAGAATAG
- a CDS encoding DUF5683 domain-containing protein — protein sequence MKNRSLLCIFLVLITFSGIQAQTDSLSIQVKEGVETEVVEKDYEPYNALAPAKAAFYSAILPGLGQAYNGSYWKIPIAYGGLATGIYYYLDNDKQYSKYRDAYKNRIAGREDQFNGKDEKVFVSTDGLIRAQEVYQKNKEISLLVTVGVYILNIIDANVEAHLRQFNVDEDLTLQPNFDFNSLTGKTNYGLTLNFNF from the coding sequence GTGAAGAATAGATCACTACTTTGTATATTTCTAGTTCTGATCACTTTTTCAGGAATACAGGCGCAAACCGACTCTTTGAGCATTCAGGTAAAAGAAGGTGTTGAAACCGAAGTTGTAGAGAAGGATTACGAACCCTATAACGCACTTGCCCCGGCAAAGGCTGCTTTCTACTCGGCAATACTTCCCGGTTTAGGACAGGCTTATAATGGCAGCTATTGGAAAATTCCTATCGCTTACGGCGGACTGGCTACTGGAATTTATTACTACCTCGATAATGACAAGCAATACTCAAAATACCGGGACGCCTATAAGAACAGGATCGCAGGTAGAGAAGATCAATTTAACGGCAAGGACGAAAAGGTATTTGTTAGTACAGATGGTCTTATAAGAGCTCAGGAAGTATATCAAAAAAATAAAGAGATCTCATTGCTGGTGACGGTTGGTGTATATATTCTGAATATCATCGACGCCAATGTAGAGGCTCATTTACGACAGTTTAACGTAGATGAAGATCTAACGCTTCAACCTAATTTCGATTTCAATTCACTTACCGGAAAAACTAATTACGGACTTACTTTAAACTTTAATTTTTAA
- the dapB gene encoding 4-hydroxy-tetrahydrodipicolinate reductase has translation MKIALLGYGRMGKTIEEIAKNRGHEIVLKVSDGIEKHDLTKADVAIDFSIPNAAFKNITTCFKAGVPVVSGTTGWLDDYEKATKICSEENSAFIYASNFSLGVNVFFELNRKLAGMMQGLEDYSVEIEEIHHTKKLDAPSGTAISLAEQIIHENKQLKGWQLDSADENKIPIHAKRIEDVPGTHVVSYDSEIDTIEIKHTAKNRQGFALGAVVAAEYLQDKTGIYSMKDVLADLFKN, from the coding sequence ATGAAAATTGCTCTTTTAGGCTACGGAAGAATGGGTAAAACCATTGAAGAAATCGCGAAAAACAGAGGTCACGAGATTGTACTGAAAGTAAGCGATGGTATCGAAAAACATGATCTCACAAAGGCAGATGTCGCTATAGATTTCAGTATACCCAATGCTGCATTTAAAAATATTACTACTTGTTTTAAAGCTGGAGTACCCGTTGTAAGCGGAACTACCGGATGGCTGGATGATTATGAAAAGGCAACGAAAATCTGTTCCGAAGAAAATTCAGCATTTATATACGCTTCAAATTTTAGTCTAGGGGTCAACGTATTTTTCGAATTGAACCGAAAACTAGCGGGGATGATGCAAGGTCTGGAAGATTATTCCGTAGAGATCGAGGAAATTCATCATACTAAAAAACTGGATGCCCCTAGTGGTACCGCAATTAGCCTTGCTGAACAGATCATTCATGAAAACAAGCAATTAAAGGGCTGGCAATTAGACTCGGCAGATGAGAATAAAATCCCGATCCATGCCAAGCGTATTGAAGATGTTCCAGGAACCCACGTGGTTAGCTACGATTCTGAAATCGATACTATAGAGATTAAACATACCGCTAAAAACAGGCAGGGATTCGCCCTTGGAGCTGTGGTCGCTGCAGAATATCTTCAAGACAAAACAGGTATTTATAGCATGAAAGATGTACTTGCAGATCTTTTTAAGAACTAA